CTGGCCTGTCGAGCAAGACCACGTGCAGCATGAGATAGCGCCCCGCGTGGGCCAGGCCGTGCTCCACCACTCGGTCAATGACCGTGGGGTCTATGTTGCCGCCTGAGAGGACGGCGACCGCCTTCTGACGCCCGCCTCCCGCCTTGCCCGCCAGTAGCGCGGCTAACGCCACGGCGCCTGCCCCTTCCACTACTTGCTTGCAGCGCTCCAGCAGCAGGAGAATGGCCCGGGTGATATCCTCCTCGTCCACAGTCACTACGTCGTCCACGTATTGCCGGATTAGCTCCAGGGGGAGCTGTCCGGGACGGCCCACGGCGATTCCGTCCGCGACGGTGGGCCTGGGCCTGACAGCCACCCTCCGGCCTTTGCGGAGCGACTCGACGCAGGCGGGGGCAGCGGCCGCCTGGACGCCGACCACGCGCACCCGCGGCGCCATTGCCTTCACCGCGACCGCTATGCCTGCAATGAGGCCGCCGCCACCCACGGGCACGACGATAGTCCCTACGTCGGGGGCGTCCTCCAGTATTTCCAGCCCAATCGTGCCCTGCCCGGCGATGACCTGCGCGTCGTCGAAGGGGTGCACCAGGACCAGGCGTCGTTCGTCGGCGAGCGTCTTCGCGCGGCGCTGCGCATCGTCGTAGCTGTCCCCGGCCAGCTCCATCTGCGCGCCGTAGCCGCGGGTGGCCTCCACTTTGGCGAGCGAGGCGCGCCGGGGCATGACGATGACGCAGGGTATGCCCATGCGACTGGCTGCGAGGGCGACCCCCTGGGCATGGTTCCCCGCGCTGGCCGCGATAACTCCGCGCCTGCGCTCGGCGGGCGAGAGCTGCGCGATGCGGTTGGCCGCGCCGCGGAGCTTGAAGGAGCCGGTGCGCTGAAGGTTCTCCGCCTTGAGCAGGACAGCAGCGCCCGCCATGACGCTGAGAGTCGCGGACGTGAGCAGGGGAGTGTGGTGGACCAGGCTCGATATGCGCTGGCGGGCCTGCTCAATGTCGCTGCGAGTGACCATCGTGTCGGTGTCCCGCCTCCTTCGCAATTGAGGCCACGATAGACGGCGGAGTGGCGGGTGTCAAGGGCGACGCTCAGTGTCATTCCGATGGAGTCCATCCCTGGAAGGGCGACCGAGGAATCTCTCTAGTCGTGGGCGCTGCGGCGGAGATTCCTCGCCCTTCTCCGGAAGGACTCGGAATGACAGGGGGTGTGCAGAGGGGCGAAGCCCCTCGCCGGAGGGTGTGGGAGGTGTCCTCCCACAATCTCTACTCTATTCTCCCCCTTCCCCGCGGAAGGGGGAATAAGGGGGATGGCCGTCGGACTGACGTTGCATCTCGACGGGCATGCGGCCTATCATAAGGCGTTTGCAGGAGAACCCGAGGAGATACCCTATGTGTCCTGAGACAGACATCGGAGACAAGTACTCGGCCCGCCGCTACGACGCGGCGGACGTGAGCGCCATTGACGCGGCGGTCCTGGAGCGTCTGCCCTTCGAGTACCCGGAGTCGGCCACCATGGTGAGCTACGACACGGACGAGTTCACGTCGGTCTGCCCGTGGACGGGCCTGCCGGACTTCGGCAAGCTGGTCATCACCTACGAGCCGCGAAAGTGGCTGGTGGAACTGAAGTCGCTGAAGTACTACCTGACCTCCTACCGCAACGTGGGCATTCTCCAGGAGCACGCCGTCAATCGCATCCTGAACGACCTGGTGAAGCTGCTAAGGCCGCGTTCGATGCGCGTGGAGGCGTGGTTCAACCAGCGCGGCGGGCTGGGCACGCGCGCGGCGGCTGAGCACAAGGGGCGCGCGACCGCTCGCTGACAGGCGCTCAACCGCGGACGGGGCCGCGGTTGACACGCACATACGCCTCTGCTAGCATCGGGGCGGCTTTCAGCCCTTCCCGGCATAGCCGCCCGCAAGGAGGTTTCCCGTGCCGACGAAGCCACCATCCGCCCTTAGGAAAGCCCGCGACATCCAGGTCGTCGTCAACGAGCAGCGCTGCCGCTCATGCG
This genomic stretch from Dehalococcoidia bacterium harbors:
- the ilvA gene encoding threonine ammonia-lyase is translated as MVTRSDIEQARQRISSLVHHTPLLTSATLSVMAGAAVLLKAENLQRTGSFKLRGAANRIAQLSPAERRRGVIAASAGNHAQGVALAASRMGIPCVIVMPRRASLAKVEATRGYGAQMELAGDSYDDAQRRAKTLADERRLVLVHPFDDAQVIAGQGTIGLEILEDAPDVGTIVVPVGGGGLIAGIAVAVKAMAPRVRVVGVQAAAAPACVESLRKGRRVAVRPRPTVADGIAVGRPGQLPLELIRQYVDDVVTVDEEDITRAILLLLERCKQVVEGAGAVALAALLAGKAGGGRQKAVAVLSGGNIDPTVIDRVVEHGLAHAGRYLMLHVVLLDRPGQLARLLNAIAVAEGNVQDVSHLRRGLHLAIDQVEVQVSVETRGPDHIQQVLERLTASGYEAVAGLPDSAVPVRAFQARQGIT
- the queF gene encoding preQ(1) synthase codes for the protein MCPETDIGDKYSARRYDAADVSAIDAAVLERLPFEYPESATMVSYDTDEFTSVCPWTGLPDFGKLVITYEPRKWLVELKSLKYYLTSYRNVGILQEHAVNRILNDLVKLLRPRSMRVEAWFNQRGGLGTRAAAEHKGRATAR